In the Helianthus annuus cultivar XRQ/B chromosome 11, HanXRQr2.0-SUNRISE, whole genome shotgun sequence genome, one interval contains:
- the LOC110872087 gene encoding GDSL esterase/lipase At5g45960 gives MDYSLAVYHIIVLWFIFFPSQTQAPAARPKPSALFVFGDSTVDAGNNNFLRTPMKSNFPPYGRDFINHIPTGRFSNGRLVTDFVASYTGVKDIVPAYLDPTLTIQDLMTGVSFASAGSGFDPMTATLSSVISMEQQMEYFKEYKSKMEMLIGKDNTVELIKKAVFMLSAGTNDYIVNYYGLGEPVTQVMYTNVTAYRNYLIQNIEQFVKELINEGARKIAMVGLPPMGCLPEVITLNRYAATHERTCVEPMSYVATDYNVYLENKLKDIQISEAKLYYADIYKPILDMIRFGTKKLGFEEVNIGCCGSGYVEAAALCNMNSAVCEDATKYVFWDAIHPTEQAYYYVFTTLRPVIDRVLNDYIN, from the exons ATGGATTATTCTCTTGCAGTTTACCATATTATTGTTCTGTGGTTCATCTTCTTTCCCTCTCAAACTCAAGCTCCAGCTGCTAGGCCAAAGCCTTCGGCCCTTTTCGTGTTCGGAGACTCGACAGTTGATGCTGGTAATAACAACTTCCTACGAACTCCCATGAAAAGCAATTTCCCACCTTACGGGAGAGATTTCATCAACCATATTCCTACAGGGAGGTTCTCTAACGGCCGCCTCGTAACTGACTTCGTTG CTTCATACACTGGTGTAAAAGACATTGTGCCAGCCTACTTGGATCCAACTCTTACCATACAGGACCTAATGACTGGAGTTTCCTTTGCATCTGCTGGTTCCGGATTTGATCCAATGACCGCAACACTCTCG AGTGTGATTTCCATGGAACAACAAATGGAATACTTCAAAGAGTACAAATCAAAGATGGAGATGCTGATAGGGAAGGACAACACAGTGGAGCTTATTAAAAAGGCAGTGTTTATGCTGAGTGCCGGCACAAATGATTATATTGTCAATTATTATGGCCTTGGTGagcctgtaactcaggttatgtATACCAACGTCACAGCTTATCGTAACTATCTGATTCAAAATATCGAGCAGTTTGTCaag GAGCTGATTAATGAAGGTGCTCGGAAGATAGCCATGGTAGGGTTACCTCCGATGGGGTGCCTACCTGAAGTGATCACTCTTAACAGATATGCTGCTACTCATGAACGCACATGTGTCGAACCAATGTCATATGTTGCAACAGACTACAACGTATATCTTGAAAACAAATTGAAAGACATCCAAATTTCGGAAGCTAAACTCTACTATGCCGACATATACAAACCTATTCTCGACATGATTAGGTTTGGAACAAAAAAACTCG GTTTCGAAGAGGTGAATATTGGATGTTGCGGATCTGGATATGTTGAGGCAGCAGCCCTATGCAACATGAATTCAGCTGTATGTGAGGATGCAACAAAGTACGTGTTCTGGGACGCAATTCACCCAACGGAACAAGCATATTACTATGTGTTTACAACCCTTCGTCCGGTTATCGATAGGGTTTTGAATGATTACATAAACTAG